One Trichomycterus rosablanca isolate fTriRos1 chromosome 12, fTriRos1.hap1, whole genome shotgun sequence DNA window includes the following coding sequences:
- the gpr39 gene encoding G-protein coupled receptor 39 has product MEQAESDTMAGQEEERDWRKLETNFELKVFLTVFYSVILILGIVGNSITIHVAQVLQRNGYLQKNVTDHMVSLACSDLLVLLIGMPVELYSAIWFPFSSASGNTACKIYNFLFEACSYATILNVATLSFERYMAICYPFKYKSLARTRTAHLILAAWLISVLVAVPLLVATGTEGHVIEPGGAPAQNLTFCTNLRDYWGMYQATVFTAFILYLLVLGSVGFMCRSMIVILKAPMVIMETSGSSAPKHESAKIKASRKQTILFLVLIVCALFVCWMPNQVRRLMTAARPKSSWTVSYLVAYVKLHPVADTFFYLSSVLNPLLYNLSSRQFRSAFLQTLCCRLSIQHINKRTLENSNASRAQSRILRPLLRKSLHKNKPASSAEAETASPNTENSQTFQILNTTPSDVTETET; this is encoded by the exons ATGGAGCAGGCTGAGAGTGACACCATGGCTGGGCAGGAGGAGGAGAGGGACTGGCGAAAACTGGAAACGAACTTCGAATTGAAGGTCTTCCTCACAGTCTTTTACAGTGTCATCCTGATCCTGGGCATTGTTGGAAACAGCATCACCATTCATGTAGCTCAGGTGCTACAGAGGAACGGGTACCTACAGAAGAACGTAACAGATCACATGGTAAGCCTGGCTTGCTCTGACTTGCTGGTTCTGTTGATCGGCATGCCCGTGGAGCTCTATAGTGCCATCTGGTTCCCCTTCAGCTCTGCCAGTGGGAACACAGCCTGCAAGATCTACAACTTCCTCTTCGAGGCGTGTAGCTACGCTACCATTCTGAATGTCGCCACGCTGAGCTTTGAGCGCTACATGGCTATATGTTACCCATTCAAGTATAAATCTCTGGCACGTACCAGGACTGCTCATCTCATCCTTGCTGCCTGGCTCATCTCTGTTCTGGTCGCTGTACCTCTGCTGGTTGCAACTGGAACCGAAGGGCATGTGATCGAACCAGGAGGGGCGCCAGCACAAAATCTGACCTTCTGCACCAACCTGCGGGATTACTGGGGAATGTACCAGGCTACCGTGTTCACAGCCTTTATACTGTACCTGCTAGTTCTGGGCAGTGTGGGCTTCATGTGCAGGAGCATGATTGTGATCCTCAAGGCACCCATGGTTATTATGGAGACTTCAGGAAGCTCAGCACCCAAACATGAGAGCGCCAAAATCAAAGCATCCCGCAAGCAGACCATCCTTTTCTTAG TGCTGATCGTATGTGCGCTGTTCGTGTGCTGGATGCCGAACCAGGTGCGACGCTTGATGACAGCAGCCAGGCCCAAATCTTCATGGACTGTGAGTTACCTGGTGGCATACGTCAAGCTTCACCCAGTAGCTGATACGTTCTTCTATCTGAGCTCAGTCCTCAACCCTCTGCTGTATAACCTGTCCTCGCGCCAGTTCCGCTCAGCCTTCCTCCAGACACTTTGCTGCCGCCTCTCCATCCAGCACATCAACAAGAGAACTCTGGAGAACAGCAATGCGTCCCGAGCTCAGAGCCGTATACTGCGCCCACTGCTGCGCAAATCTCTGCACAAGAACAAACCTGCCTCCAGTGCAGAGGCTGAAACGGCATCTCCGAATACAGAGAACAGTCAGACATTTCAGATCCTAAACACAACTCCAAGTGATGTAACAGAAACTGAAACATGA
- the LOC134324128 gene encoding solute carrier family 35 member F5-like codes for MRPARMSWGICGTQKRRLVLGIIILLLVDIIWVASSELTAYVFVHQQYSKPFFSTFVKTSMFMLYLLGFLFWKPWRQQCAAQQKPGTFVFNADLYVNGRSSEDGFNDPLSEPLYVPVKFQDAPDSSAIRETKTLARKQRVRFSNMMEIRELPQSQALEAKLSRMSHATTSLRMMEKLSISDVAKISFFFCFVWFLANLAYQEALTGTQVAIVNILSSTSGLFTLILAAIFPSNSSDRFTLSKLLAVIFSMVGVTVVSFSVMDSPGGKGIIGSLWSLLGAVLYALYIVMLKRKVDREEKLDIPMFFGFVGLFNLLMLWPGFLLLHYYGLELFEMPSQLVITYILINGLIGTVLSEFLWLWGCFLTSSLIGTLALSLTIPLSILTDICLQKASFSWLFFAGAIPVFLSFFMTALLCHYNNWDPAMVAVRRLYSFICRKHRSHRLHLEDSEQCESLIPMQSSALGSTGFCS; via the exons ATGCGCCCAGCACG gATGAGTTGGGGAATATGTGGTACCCAGAAGAGGAGGCTGGTACTGGGTATCATCATCCTACTGCTTGTGGACATAATCTGGGTTGCTTCATCTGAACTCACTGCA TACGTCTTTGTGCATCAACAGTATAGCAAGCCCTTTTTTAGCACATTTGTGAAGACCTCAATGTTCATGCTGTATTTGCTTGGCTTCCTCTTCTGGAAACCATGGAGACAGCAGTGTGCAGCCCAACAGAAACCCGGCACTTTC gtttttaatGCTGATTTATATGTGAATGGACGTAGCTCTGAAGATGGCTTTAACGACCCCCTA AGTGAGCCTCTGTATGTGCCGGTGAAGTTTCAGGATGCTCCTGATAGCAGTGCCATTCGAGAGACTAAAACTC ttgctAGAAAGCAGCGTGTGAGGTTCAGTAATATGATGGAGATCCGTGAGCTTCCACAGTCTCAGGCTTTAGAAGCCAAACTGTCCCGCATGTCTCATGCTACCACCTCTCTCAGGATGATGGAGAAACTCAGCATTAGTGATGTGGCCAAAATCAGCTTCTTCTTCTGTTTTGTg TGGTTCCTGGCTAATCTGGCTTATCAGGAGGCTCTCACAGGCACACAAGTGGCCATCGTTAACATTCTGTCCTCCACCTCAG GTCTCTTTACTTTGATATTGGCTGCAATATTTCCCAGTAACAGCAGCGATCGCTTCACACTGTCCAAACTGCTTGCTGTTATTTTCAG TATGGTGGGAGTGACTGTGGTCAGCTTCTCTGTGATGGACAGTCCAGGTGGAAAAGGCATTATTG GGTCTCTGTGGTCACTGCTGGGTGCGGTGCTTTATGCTCTCTACATCGTCATGCTGAAAAGAAAAGTAGATCGAGAGGAGAAGCTTGATATCCCCATGTTCTTTG GCTTTGTGGGCTTGTTTAACCTGCTCATGTTGTGGCCTGGCTTCCTCCTGCTGCATTACTATGGGCTGGAGTTGTTTGAGATGCCCAGCCAGCTGGTGATCACCTACATTCTCATCAATGGCCTGATCGGAACTGTGCTGTCTGAGTTTCTCTGGTTATG GGGCTGTTTTCTTACCTCATCTCTAATCGGGACGTTAGCTCTAAGCCTAACAATTCCACTGTCCATCCTGACTGATATATGCCTGCAGAAG GCAAGTTTCTCATGGTTATTCTTTGCGGGAGCGATTCCAGTGTTCCTCTCTTTCTTCATGACTGCGCTTCTGTGTCACTACAATAACTGGGACCCAGCGATGGTGGCAGTCCGCAGACTTTACTCCTTCATATGCCGAAAACACAGGAGTCACAG ATTACATTTAGAGGACAGTGAGCAGTGTGAGAGTCTGATCCCAATGCAGAGTTCTGCCCTGGGCAGCACTGGTTTCTGCTCCTGA